The following nucleotide sequence is from Spirochaetota bacterium.
GAACGTGGCGAAGTTCATCGGCGCGGACAACGATTACGAGATCGTCTTCACCGGCACCGGCACCGAAAGCGATAACATGGCCGTCCTGGGCGTCCTGGCCTATTACCGCGACAGGCGTCATATCATCACGTCGCGGGTCGAGCACCCGGCAATCCTGTCGCTTTACAAAAAGCTCGAGAAGGATGGATACCGCGTCACCTATATCCCGGTGGACAATGCCGGGAATTTGGACATGAACATTCTTCGTCATTCCGTAGACGATGATACGGCGATTGTTTCCATCATGTACGCAAACAATGAGACGGGCGTAATCTTCCCTGTGGAGGAGATCGGATCGTTTCTGAAAGAGCGGGGCGTTCCTTTTCACGTCGACGCGGTCCAGGCCGCGGGGAAGATTCCCATCGAAGTGAACAAGATCCAGTGCGACCTTCTCACCATCTCCGGACACAAGTTCCACGCTCCCAAGGGGGTCGGCGCGCTCTACGTGCGGCGCGGCACGAGGATGCGGCCCATTCTGTACGGCGGCCACCAGGAAAAGGGGAGGCGCCCCGGGACTGAAAACGTTCCCGGCATTATCGGCATCGGAACGGCGGCTGACCTGGCGATGAAACATCTACCTGATTATTCGACAAAGGTGAAAGCGCTCCGGGACAGGCTCGAGAAAGGCCTCCTGGATACCTTTAAAAACGCGAGCTTAAACGGCGATCCGGGCCGGCGCGTTCCCAATACAACAAACGTCGGCTTCGGCTACATCGAGGGCGAAGCGATCCTCCTCTACCTTGACCAGAAAGGAATAGCGGCGTCGTCCGGTTCAGCC
It contains:
- the nifS gene encoding cysteine desulfurase NifS; the protein is MERTVYLDNNATTMIAPEVLDAMMPFLKDRYGNPSSMHGFGGSVAREVSQARMNVAKFIGADNDYEIVFTGTGTESDNMAVLGVLAYYRDRRHIITSRVEHPAILSLYKKLEKDGYRVTYIPVDNAGNLDMNILRHSVDDDTAIVSIMYANNETGVIFPVEEIGSFLKERGVPFHVDAVQAAGKIPIEVNKIQCDLLTISGHKFHAPKGVGALYVRRGTRMRPILYGGHQEKGRRPGTENVPGIIGIGTAADLAMKHLPDYSTKVKALRDRLEKGLLDTFKNASLNGDPGRRVPNTTNVGFGYIEGEAILLYLDQKGIAASSGSACSSGSLEPSHVLRAMGVPFTSAHGSIRFSLSRYTTADEVDHVLKVMPELVNRLLDISPYWDSDKQEPKPINL